In the genome of Paenibacillus pabuli, one region contains:
- a CDS encoding HAMP domain-containing sensor histidine kinase — protein sequence MKIQQRMAFHFTYQLIFYALAIVTIALVACILFFQNMTSNEIRRNFPVGVLQQIAQEAQYKDGKIHIFSQWNKLIKEKEMWLQVVSAEGDVVYSINTTPYPALPASYSTAQLLDIQETRRLGSYAVQTQLNFSFQDPLLYILGYSTPDLDQLTAWFNAYGQQGMVRSEAVPLLEQQLRETGSYLQVIDPESNTVQGIGDQTYVQKAYRPLDILAIQQSPDNYDAGIVAHRDEPSGMTWIVYTPHAAGLPLKHPVLENATPRLIWIAVLILILALSISIWHGYRYGRPLILFAGWFERMGQGQYDEVLTAKDKRKVFRRNGTMRTRNRLYQEVIQAFYQMTHQLAQIERDRKRLEKEQAEWMSGISHDLRTPLATIQGYGYMLEKLPEQWSQEEMRIMGATIREKGDYMLELISDFSLIHQLKQSDSIMVRRDIDLAELVRCSVLKYVNDATMSEYLFHYTGEEDSLLIQGDVTWLQRLMDNLLSNAVKHNPPGTTITVNLIRVNGQACIRVLDNGNGMDEETMHHLFNRYYRGTNTEESTDGSGLGMSIAKTIVEAHGGEIKVQSKIGQGTEFEILLPCC from the coding sequence ATGAAAATCCAGCAACGTATGGCTTTCCACTTCACGTATCAGTTGATTTTCTATGCTCTGGCAATTGTGACCATTGCTTTGGTTGCCTGCATCCTGTTCTTTCAGAACATGACCAGTAATGAGATACGCCGGAACTTTCCGGTTGGCGTCCTGCAACAGATTGCCCAAGAAGCCCAGTACAAAGACGGAAAAATTCACATCTTCTCCCAGTGGAACAAGCTTATCAAAGAGAAAGAGATGTGGCTGCAGGTGGTTAGTGCGGAAGGAGACGTAGTCTACAGCATTAATACAACTCCCTACCCCGCACTGCCTGCCTCCTACTCCACCGCTCAATTGCTCGATATCCAGGAGACACGGAGACTGGGGTCTTATGCTGTGCAGACGCAACTGAATTTTTCGTTCCAGGACCCGCTTCTATATATACTCGGCTATTCAACCCCTGACCTTGACCAGCTCACGGCGTGGTTCAACGCTTACGGACAGCAGGGCATGGTAAGAAGTGAAGCGGTTCCCCTCTTGGAACAGCAGCTTCGAGAGACTGGCAGTTATCTGCAAGTGATCGACCCTGAGAGTAACACCGTACAAGGCATTGGCGATCAAACGTATGTACAAAAGGCATATCGGCCGCTGGATATTCTGGCCATCCAGCAGTCTCCAGACAACTATGACGCGGGTATTGTGGCCCACCGGGACGAGCCGAGCGGAATGACCTGGATCGTCTATACGCCCCATGCAGCCGGACTCCCTCTGAAGCATCCTGTATTGGAAAACGCAACGCCGAGACTCATCTGGATTGCGGTACTGATCCTGATCCTCGCTCTGTCGATCTCCATCTGGCATGGCTACCGCTATGGGCGGCCTCTGATTCTGTTCGCAGGCTGGTTCGAACGGATGGGCCAAGGGCAGTACGACGAGGTGCTGACCGCCAAGGACAAACGTAAGGTATTCCGCCGCAATGGCACTATGCGAACCCGCAACAGGCTCTATCAGGAAGTCATTCAAGCCTTCTATCAAATGACTCATCAATTGGCTCAAATCGAGAGGGACCGCAAGAGGCTCGAGAAGGAGCAGGCGGAGTGGATGTCAGGGATCTCCCATGATCTGCGCACACCTCTGGCCACGATTCAAGGCTACGGATATATGCTGGAGAAGCTGCCTGAGCAATGGAGCCAAGAGGAAATGCGGATCATGGGTGCGACCATCCGGGAAAAAGGGGATTATATGCTTGAGCTGATCTCCGACTTCTCTCTAATCCATCAGCTCAAGCAGAGCGATTCCATCATGGTCCGCCGGGACATCGATCTGGCAGAGTTGGTACGCTGCTCCGTGTTGAAGTACGTCAACGATGCCACCATGTCTGAGTATCTGTTTCACTACACCGGGGAAGAGGATTCCCTGTTGATACAGGGAGATGTAACCTGGTTACAGCGGCTGATGGACAATTTGCTGTCCAATGCGGTCAAGCATAATCCGCCAGGCACAACCATTACCGTCAATCTTATCCGAGTCAACGGCCAAGCTTGCATACGGGTACTCGATAATGGGAACGGGATGGATGAGGAGACAATGCATCATTTGTTCAATCGCTATTACCGCGGAACCAATACCGAGGAATCAACAGACGGCTCCGGACTCGGAATGAGCATCGCCAAAACCATCGTCGAAGCACACGGCGGCGAAATCAAGGTCCAATCGAAAATTGGGCAAGGCACGGAATTTGAGATTCTTTTGCCCTGCTGTTAG